From Helicobacter anatolicus, the proteins below share one genomic window:
- the rlmH gene encoding 23S rRNA (pseudouridine(1915)-N(3))-methyltransferase RlmH, whose translation MKINLYCIAKKEKEDDFIVHYQKLCKQFGAELKIFNLFNTEVLQAQKKSAKEAQSSYTKILSPYLSKNHTANNIALHPDAKTCDSFIFSKMLDCMHVNFFIGGSFGFEENFLKETRTLSLSKLTMSHKIAKIVLCEQIYRGLSILHKHPYHK comes from the coding sequence ATGAAAATCAACCTGTATTGTATAGCTAAAAAAGAAAAAGAAGATGATTTTATAGTGCATTATCAAAAATTGTGTAAGCAATTTGGTGCAGAGTTGAAAATTTTTAATCTTTTTAATACAGAAGTTTTGCAAGCACAAAAAAAATCTGCCAAGGAGGCACAGAGTAGCTATACTAAGATTCTTTCTCCTTATCTTTCTAAAAACCACACTGCTAATAATATTGCCCTACATCCTGATGCTAAAACTTGCGATAGTTTTATATTTAGTAAAATGCTGGATTGTATGCATGTAAATTTTTTTATTGGAGGGTCGTTTGGTTTTGAAGAAAATTTTTTAAAAGAAACTAGAACTTTAAGTTTAAGCAAACTTACTATGAGTCATAAAATTGCAAAAATTGTATTATGTGAGCAAATTTATCGAGGACTTAGTATTTTACATAAGCATCCTTATCACAAATAA
- the accD gene encoding acetyl-CoA carboxylase, carboxyltransferase subunit beta produces the protein MFFTDFLKNLKRDEARAKKDTTSHWIKCDGCSALMYYKEVHAQLYVCPKCGHHFRISAQDRIDFLCDSQSFVEYDKELSPIDPLNFVDKESYKKRIEKYKNKTGRPSSVIAGFARINKIPVQLVVFDFAFMGGSLGSVEGEKIVRAVQRSLQNKQALIIVSTSGGARMQESTFSLMQMAKTSAALNKLSEAKIPFISLLTDPTFGGVSASFAFLGDLILAEPGAMIGFAGARVIKQTIGADLPEGFQTAEFLLEHGLIDMVVHRKDMKKTLSDIISMLVPVNENQPVLYS, from the coding sequence ATGTTTTTTACGGATTTTTTGAAGAATCTTAAGCGAGATGAAGCAAGAGCAAAAAAAGATACTACAAGCCATTGGATTAAGTGTGATGGTTGTAGTGCTTTGATGTATTATAAGGAAGTGCATGCACAGCTTTATGTTTGCCCAAAATGTGGACATCATTTTAGAATCTCTGCACAAGATCGTATAGATTTTCTTTGCGATAGTCAGAGTTTTGTAGAGTATGATAAGGAATTGTCGCCAATAGATCCGCTAAATTTTGTAGATAAAGAAAGCTATAAAAAGAGAATCGAAAAATATAAAAATAAAACCGGCCGTCCTAGCTCTGTAATTGCGGGATTTGCAAGAATTAATAAAATCCCTGTGCAATTAGTGGTGTTTGATTTTGCGTTTATGGGGGGGAGTTTGGGGTCTGTAGAGGGGGAGAAGATTGTAAGAGCAGTACAAAGGAGTTTGCAAAATAAGCAAGCATTAATTATTGTATCTACAAGTGGGGGTGCTAGGATGCAAGAATCTACTTTTTCTTTGATGCAGATGGCAAAAACTAGTGCCGCACTCAATAAGCTTAGTGAGGCAAAAATCCCTTTTATCTCTCTGCTTACTGATCCCACTTTTGGGGGTGTGAGTGCTTCTTTTGCATTTTTGGGAGATTTGATTTTGGCAGAACCTGGTGCTATGATTGGATTTGCAGGTGCCAGGGTGATTAAGCAGACTATTGGTGCAGATTTGCCAGAGGGCTTTCAGACTGCAGAATTTCTATTGGAACATGGCTTAATTGATATGGTAGTGCATCGCAAAGATATGAAAAAAACTTTGAGCGATATTATTTCTATGTTGGTGCCTGTAAATGAAAATCAACCTGTATTGTATAGCTAA
- a CDS encoding autotransporter outer membrane beta-barrel domain-containing protein: MQNYAKKYFFLKNPRGGGNKIFKPAVATSLALLLNLGGNMAYAQASTESNCIDSNNCQQISQDITLFFATSGSTNVNIESGKVTFGQNVNTVNLSDKNFENTTPGDGVFNFPNSTLTIDFGQATSKTFNLTAENAIFKGNILLAGAKTGNTFTGSFTKGYEGTIEFRGDSTHNITLAKKEMVKKELEEMSQPEDSAGLSIKGDIIMGQNVSSGSMTIDLADANNKIIGNIYRYKTSNESSGSDTAKIVIKNGILEGNIGGQHLNTNSGAKNFNVELVDGATMKGNIQTGLPTSGNDFVGNYVIFGGTSPVMEEEAAAKVVMENNDATKVYLDGNIISYGTGFSGKTDTKKGNHVTFEKGIMQGKILAGKAVSDGTRYGYNNIVFKQAGIKLDKLSIESTGGTNEIVFKNGQVDSEASSMSKVVAKAAEAKTITAATFIGNITADSGGKNIITFEKDGALGAATMSQNTADQITKITANNQSTNLITFKEGGKVINTAFETFNGGTNTVTFETKDNTTSPILMLGDINTQSGSNNFTFKITDATASEGVASAAGATDLLKNAVFAGNILTNGGATRIIFDNSFWIPNNAAELLASKYDDSLATQHQELMQYLTAHPNGSGNIITKNGGGTTIVLREKTSNFTTDKAANFKITNAGSSTTNVVIQAPVKVSADIDYAGRFDNDDNYIWDGSSNSGIVNIVFANNNNLGDSINGQNGTTNGSVQDDFSTGTDNNFNENKFLGVTYKDGLRFNLRDRNITLQDEYGTYSASFTGAFKDYLGTDTDRKGLLKITVDKTPNMATRQDGQTTSYKDKITLDGIAVGSIVALESSNSSANSNYIIELTKGSIFFGDFDYSKIKATSTDQANPVKVDMIMKEGSKLLVPGGTNIINLTFDNAPVVDPTDPNLLLNTIAQKNTIVDIGSYGNDASFIPTRTSFNLLQIGDAPQNSSNTTEMLGKSGLKGDNAIFRVYVNTDAFQGRKNAGSSGATLNGESSKAGTGQYGHVYSDRVIVYDIQNGETGSASTPTKAVTEYIQILTNGNVSKIKYAGGGTETAGNIAVMTVKQGSQDVNSEGVTEAEKKSLVNLKSTNAVVGFDVFSSELIGVTTDRYGKTTNNNGGYTTYFIKDAKAETSTANKVVSSSALNANYELYLANLNSLNKRMGELRDNSNAHGVWARVFTGMQTSSFATQSTSYYTTIQGGYDYAFGMEGANNYLGFAISYANSVNKTDLLTEEVTNHKKGINSSIANGAEIAIYNAYVQDGASKANGFKNGLYSDTILKLSFINNRLSFFNESGNDSVNNFAFTFSQELGYRFLLGEKNEWYIDPQAEIAFGFLDQSSLRRVLGAYHLDGVQDAILTLRGRIGSSFGYKFDRFTQDKGFRSQLYIGTYYTGDYIHGGSINLTSSAGGDSTLTPLASTGRFTLNLGTNFTIKDHHRIYFDFERSFGGKIVTQYQFNLGYRYSFGENKKYTPTALTITSDIKKDKKQTENKEEATKN; the protein is encoded by the coding sequence ATGCAAAACTATGCAAAAAAATACTTTTTCTTAAAAAATCCACGCGGAGGAGGCAACAAAATCTTTAAACCTGCAGTAGCAACCTCTTTGGCACTTTTATTAAATCTTGGTGGTAACATGGCATATGCACAAGCTAGCACAGAATCAAATTGTATTGATAGCAACAATTGCCAACAAATCTCACAAGATATTACACTTTTTTTCGCTACCTCCGGTTCTACTAATGTTAATATTGAGAGTGGAAAGGTAACTTTTGGTCAAAATGTAAACACAGTAAATCTTTCTGATAAAAATTTTGAAAATACTACGCCTGGAGATGGTGTGTTTAATTTCCCTAACTCTACACTTACCATTGACTTTGGTCAAGCCACAAGCAAAACATTTAATCTCACAGCAGAAAATGCAATCTTTAAAGGAAATATTCTTCTAGCAGGTGCAAAAACAGGCAATACTTTTACAGGGAGTTTTACCAAAGGCTATGAAGGAACTATCGAATTCCGCGGTGATTCTACCCATAATATTACACTAGCTAAAAAAGAAATGGTTAAGAAAGAATTAGAAGAAATGTCTCAACCAGAAGATAGCGCCGGACTATCTATAAAAGGTGATATTATAATGGGGCAAAATGTTAGTAGTGGCTCTATGACAATCGACCTTGCAGACGCAAATAACAAAATTATAGGAAATATCTATCGCTATAAAACCAGCAATGAATCCTCTGGAAGTGATACTGCAAAAATCGTGATCAAAAATGGAATTTTAGAAGGAAATATCGGTGGACAACATCTAAATACAAACTCTGGTGCTAAAAATTTTAATGTAGAGCTAGTAGATGGTGCAACAATGAAAGGAAATATCCAAACAGGTTTGCCAACTAGTGGAAATGATTTTGTGGGGAACTATGTCATATTTGGCGGAACTTCACCAGTAATGGAAGAAGAAGCAGCGGCAAAAGTAGTTATGGAAAATAACGATGCGACTAAAGTATATCTAGATGGCAATATCATCTCCTATGGCACAGGGTTTTCAGGAAAAACAGACACAAAAAAAGGGAATCATGTAACCTTTGAAAAAGGCATAATGCAAGGAAAAATCCTAGCAGGAAAAGCAGTTAGTGATGGCACGCGCTATGGATACAATAATATAGTTTTCAAACAAGCAGGGATTAAGCTCGATAAGCTTAGTATCGAATCTACCGGTGGGACAAATGAGATTGTATTTAAAAATGGACAAGTAGATTCTGAAGCTAGCAGTATGTCAAAAGTAGTAGCCAAAGCAGCTGAAGCAAAAACAATCACAGCCGCAACATTTATCGGAAACATCACTGCTGATAGTGGTGGAAAAAATATAATCACTTTTGAAAAAGATGGTGCACTTGGTGCAGCAACTATGAGTCAAAATACAGCAGATCAAATAACAAAAATCACTGCAAATAATCAATCTACTAACCTTATTACTTTTAAAGAAGGTGGAAAAGTCATCAATACAGCTTTTGAAACATTTAATGGCGGAACAAACACTGTCACTTTTGAAACAAAAGATAATACAACTAGTCCAATACTAATGTTAGGAGATATCAATACACAAAGCGGAAGCAATAACTTTACTTTCAAAATCACAGATGCTACTGCTAGTGAGGGTGTTGCTAGTGCTGCTGGCGCTACCGATCTTTTAAAAAATGCAGTATTTGCTGGAAATATCCTAACAAATGGTGGCGCAACAAGAATTATTTTTGACAATAGTTTCTGGATACCAAATAATGCAGCAGAACTCTTAGCAAGTAAATATGATGATAGCCTTGCTACTCAACATCAAGAACTTATGCAATATCTTACAGCTCATCCAAATGGATCTGGAAATATCATTACAAAAAATGGTGGTGGGACGACAATTGTTTTGAGAGAAAAAACTAGTAATTTTACAACAGATAAAGCTGCAAACTTCAAGATCACAAACGCAGGTAGTAGCACAACAAATGTCGTAATCCAAGCACCTGTAAAAGTAAGTGCAGACATAGATTATGCAGGGAGATTTGATAACGATGATAATTACATCTGGGATGGAAGTTCAAATAGCGGAATCGTAAATATCGTATTTGCAAATAATAATAACCTAGGTGATTCTATCAATGGACAAAATGGCACAACAAATGGAAGCGTGCAAGATGACTTCTCGACAGGAACAGATAATAATTTTAATGAAAATAAATTCCTTGGTGTAACTTATAAAGATGGTCTAAGATTTAATCTTAGAGATAGAAATATTACCTTGCAAGATGAGTATGGCACTTATTCTGCATCATTTACAGGAGCTTTTAAAGATTATCTAGGAACAGATACTGATAGAAAAGGTCTTTTAAAAATCACTGTTGATAAAACTCCAAATATGGCTACAAGACAAGATGGTCAAACAACTTCTTATAAAGATAAAATTACTCTTGATGGTATCGCAGTGGGTAGTATTGTGGCACTTGAAAGCAGCAATAGCTCAGCAAATTCAAACTATATAATAGAGCTTACAAAAGGATCAATCTTCTTTGGTGATTTTGATTATTCTAAAATCAAAGCAACAAGCACAGATCAAGCAAATCCAGTAAAAGTGGATATGATAATGAAAGAAGGTTCAAAACTTCTTGTACCTGGAGGAACAAATATTATAAATCTTACTTTTGACAATGCTCCTGTGGTAGATCCAACAGATCCAAATCTTCTTTTAAATACAATTGCACAAAAAAATACAATTGTAGATATTGGTTCTTATGGTAATGATGCAAGCTTTATCCCAACAAGAACAAGCTTCAATCTTTTGCAAATTGGTGACGCACCACAAAATTCTTCTAATACAACAGAAATGCTAGGCAAAAGCGGTCTTAAAGGCGATAATGCAATCTTTAGAGTATATGTAAATACAGACGCATTCCAAGGAAGAAAAAATGCTGGAAGTAGCGGTGCTACACTCAATGGGGAATCTTCTAAAGCAGGAACAGGACAATATGGACATGTATATAGCGATAGAGTAATTGTCTATGATATACAAAATGGTGAAACAGGTAGTGCTAGTACACCAACAAAAGCCGTAACCGAATATATCCAAATCCTTACAAATGGAAATGTAAGCAAGATTAAATATGCGGGTGGTGGAACTGAAACTGCTGGAAATATCGCGGTAATGACTGTAAAACAAGGAAGCCAAGATGTAAATAGCGAGGGTGTAACTGAAGCAGAGAAAAAATCTCTTGTGAATCTAAAATCAACAAATGCTGTTGTGGGGTTTGATGTATTTAGCTCTGAACTAATTGGGGTAACTACTGATAGATATGGAAAAACTACAAATAATAATGGTGGCTATACAACATACTTTATCAAGGATGCAAAAGCAGAAACTTCTACAGCAAACAAAGTAGTTTCTTCCAGTGCACTTAATGCAAACTATGAACTTTATTTAGCAAACTTAAACAGCCTTAATAAAAGAATGGGTGAATTAAGAGATAATTCTAATGCGCATGGCGTATGGGCAAGAGTATTTACTGGTATGCAAACATCTAGCTTTGCAACACAAAGCACATCATACTACACGACAATTCAAGGTGGTTATGACTATGCATTTGGCATGGAAGGTGCAAACAACTATCTAGGTTTTGCAATATCCTATGCGAACTCTGTTAATAAAACAGACCTATTGACAGAAGAAGTAACTAACCATAAAAAAGGAATCAATAGCTCTATTGCTAATGGTGCAGAAATTGCGATTTATAACGCTTATGTACAAGATGGTGCAAGTAAGGCAAATGGCTTTAAAAATGGTCTTTACTCAGATACAATTCTTAAATTAAGTTTTATTAATAATAGACTTTCTTTCTTTAATGAAAGTGGAAATGACAGTGTAAATAATTTTGCATTTACATTTTCTCAAGAATTGGGATATAGATTCTTGCTTGGTGAGAAAAATGAATGGTATATCGACCCACAAGCAGAAATTGCTTTTGGTTTCTTGGATCAAAGTAGTCTAAGAAGAGTTTTGGGTGCATATCATCTAGATGGTGTTCAAGATGCAATCCTTACGCTAAGAGGAAGAATAGGTTCTAGCTTTGGATACAAATTTGATCGCTTTACACAAGATAAGGGCTTTAGATCACAACTTTATATAGGAACTTACTATACAGGTGATTATATCCATGGTGGATCTATCAATCTTACATCTAGTGCTGGTGGAGATTCTACACTTACACCTCTTGCATCCACTGGAAGATTTACACTTAATCTAGGTACAAACTTCACAATAAAAGATCATCACAGAATCTATTTTGATTTTGAAAGAAGTTTTGGTGGTAAGATTGTTACACAATATCAATTCAATCTTGGCTATAGATATAGCTTTGGCGAAAATAAAAAATATACACCAACAGCTTTAACAATAACTTCTGATATCAAAAAAGACAAAAAACAAACTGAAAATAAAGAAGAAGCTACTAAAAACTAA
- a CDS encoding triose-phosphate isomerase, whose amino-acid sequence MSKIIAGNFKSNLTRTKIQEYYQILDSKIMPNDKVFLFPPFFALQQSQKFQIGAQNAYPANNGAFTGEITLEALKDLNINTLLIGHSERRALLGENQEFCAQKFNFFKAQNFSIFYCIGENLEVRQKGFEMTKKFLATQLQGIDINYPNLILAYEPIWAIGTGKSASLEEIEEVHTFLKTLCPAKILYGGSVQKNNLAEILKLPNVDGALIGSASLDINNFVDMITLARELS is encoded by the coding sequence ATGTCAAAAATCATTGCTGGTAATTTCAAATCCAATCTCACACGCACAAAAATACAAGAATATTATCAAATTCTAGATTCTAAAATTATGCCAAATGATAAAGTATTTTTATTTCCTCCATTTTTTGCTTTACAACAAAGCCAAAAATTTCAAATCGGTGCACAAAATGCATATCCTGCAAATAATGGTGCATTTACTGGAGAAATCACACTAGAAGCACTAAAGGATTTAAATATCAACACTCTTCTAATCGGTCACAGCGAAAGAAGAGCTTTACTAGGAGAAAATCAGGAGTTTTGTGCACAAAAATTTAATTTTTTTAAAGCACAAAATTTTTCAATTTTTTATTGTATTGGTGAAAATCTAGAAGTACGACAAAAAGGTTTTGAAATGACAAAAAAATTTCTTGCCACACAATTACAAGGAATTGATATAAACTATCCAAATCTTATCCTTGCATACGAACCTATCTGGGCAATTGGCACGGGAAAAAGTGCAAGTCTAGAAGAAATTGAAGAAGTACATACATTTTTAAAAACTCTATGTCCTGCTAAGATTCTTTATGGAGGAAGTGTGCAAAAAAATAATCTTGCAGAAATTTTAAAGTTACCGAATGTAGATGGTGCATTAATTGGTAGTGCATCGCTTGATATAAATAATTTTGTTGATATGATCACACTAGCAAGGGAGTTATCATGA
- the lpxD gene encoding UDP-3-O-(3-hydroxymyristoyl)glucosamine N-acyltransferase, translated as MKLSEILQLIDIKQPLIKDFELEGIAPLDKASPKEIGYIDQKQYLDTLENSHAGAVLIREEFKENVPAHIQAIITDNPHLAFARISHFFEKKEFNQEGREANIHKDAKIMPNVYIGKNVSIGSDTEIMPGVVISDNVSIGEGCKIYPNVVIYRDTIIGNHVSIHAGSVIGSDGFGYAHTKTGEHVKIQHNGRVVIEDDVEIGANNTIDRAVFGETRIQKGAKIDNLVQIGHNCIIGPYTILVSQVGLAGSTTTGRNVVMGGQAGTGGHIHIGDFTQIAGRGAVGKNLPANTKWGGHPLMELDEWMKFYVSLKRMLKKK; from the coding sequence ATGAAACTTTCAGAAATTTTACAACTTATTGATATAAAACAACCTCTAATAAAAGATTTCGAACTTGAAGGCATCGCACCACTAGATAAAGCCTCGCCAAAAGAAATTGGTTATATAGATCAAAAACAATACCTCGATACATTAGAAAATTCTCACGCTGGCGCAGTCCTTATTCGAGAAGAATTTAAGGAAAATGTCCCTGCGCATATCCAAGCAATTATCACTGACAACCCGCATTTAGCCTTTGCAAGAATCTCACATTTTTTTGAAAAAAAAGAATTTAATCAAGAGGGACGAGAGGCAAATATTCACAAAGATGCCAAAATTATGCCAAATGTCTATATTGGTAAAAATGTAAGCATAGGTAGTGACACAGAAATCATGCCAGGTGTTGTAATTAGTGACAATGTAAGCATAGGGGAAGGGTGTAAAATCTATCCTAATGTAGTAATTTATCGTGATACAATTATTGGAAATCATGTCTCTATTCATGCAGGAAGCGTGATAGGGAGTGATGGTTTTGGCTATGCGCACACTAAAACTGGTGAACATGTAAAAATCCAACATAATGGTCGCGTAGTAATCGAAGATGATGTAGAAATCGGTGCAAATAACACAATTGATCGTGCAGTATTTGGAGAAACCAGAATCCAAAAAGGTGCAAAAATTGACAATCTTGTACAAATCGGGCATAACTGCATAATTGGCCCTTATACAATCCTAGTTTCTCAAGTAGGTCTAGCTGGATCCACCACTACAGGTAGAAATGTCGTTATGGGAGGACAAGCAGGGACAGGCGGACATATTCATATTGGTGATTTTACACAAATTGCAGGGCGTGGAGCAGTAGGTAAAAATCTCCCTGCAAATACCAAATGGGGTGGCCATCCATTAATGGAACTTGATGAATGGATGAAGTTTTATGTAAGCTTAAAAAGAATGTTGAAAAAAAAATAA
- the ccoG gene encoding cytochrome c oxidase accessory protein CcoG: MFAYYRMRRYALYLLISLFLIVIPFIQFNGNQIFLLSFDHRQLHLFGIVFNVQELYLMPFLLIMLFIGIFFMTTLGGRVWCGWSCPQTIFRVIYRDLIETKILGLRKKISDKQKKPDYHIKTNIIKKIIGILLFSCIALCAAGVFLFYFIPPKEFFLYLQNPMEHKVLLGFWLCIAIFLIFDITFMAENFCIYMCPYARVQSVLYDNNTIMAIYDNNRGGAVYSKEGNLLLAPKKQDSNNECINCHQCVKVCPTHIDIRKGMQLECINCLECVDACGDVMKKFQKPSLIQWSSPNAVQTKSKVKYFRGATIGYVIVLCIVMGIMIFMGSKKESILVNIDRNTQLYEIRKNGAIDNFYIFLFENTDNKPHTYKFEILNYPSLEILKPKEAIKVDAGGKIKQVVILRKKQGSMQKSKDSQTTIPLQIKIYDLDDPKIFILRKTIFVTP, encoded by the coding sequence ATGTTTGCTTATTATAGAATGAGGCGTTATGCACTCTACCTACTAATTTCTTTATTTTTAATTGTGATACCTTTTATCCAATTTAATGGTAATCAAATTTTTTTGCTTTCATTTGATCATAGACAATTGCATCTTTTTGGAATTGTTTTTAATGTGCAAGAACTTTACTTGATGCCATTTTTATTGATAATGCTTTTTATCGGTATTTTTTTTATGACGACTTTGGGGGGGAGAGTGTGGTGTGGATGGAGTTGTCCGCAGACAATTTTTCGTGTGATCTATCGCGATCTGATTGAAACTAAGATTTTAGGATTGCGTAAAAAAATCTCTGATAAGCAAAAAAAGCCAGATTATCATATAAAAACCAATATAATAAAAAAGATTATAGGAATTTTGCTTTTTTCTTGTATTGCGCTTTGTGCAGCGGGTGTATTTTTATTTTATTTTATTCCTCCAAAAGAATTCTTTTTGTATTTGCAAAATCCCATGGAACATAAAGTTTTATTAGGATTTTGGCTCTGTATTGCTATATTTTTGATTTTTGATATTACTTTTATGGCGGAAAATTTTTGTATCTATATGTGTCCTTATGCAAGGGTGCAATCTGTGCTTTATGATAATAATACAATCATGGCAATTTATGATAATAATCGTGGTGGTGCAGTATATAGCAAGGAGGGGAATTTGCTTTTAGCACCCAAAAAACAAGATAGCAATAATGAATGTATTAATTGCCATCAATGTGTAAAAGTGTGCCCAACGCATATTGACATCCGTAAGGGAATGCAACTTGAATGTATTAATTGCCTTGAGTGTGTAGATGCATGTGGCGATGTGATGAAAAAGTTTCAAAAACCTTCGCTTATTCAGTGGAGTTCGCCAAATGCAGTGCAGACAAAATCCAAAGTAAAATATTTTAGAGGTGCTACGATTGGATATGTAATTGTGCTTTGTATTGTGATGGGAATTATGATTTTTATGGGGAGTAAGAAGGAATCTATTTTGGTAAATATTGATCGAAATACCCAGCTTTATGAGATACGAAAAAATGGTGCAATTGATAATTTTTATATCTTTTTGTTTGAAAACACTGATAATAAACCCCATACCTATAAATTTGAAATTTTGAATTATCCTAGTCTTGAGATTTTAAAGCCTAAGGAAGCAATAAAGGTAGATGCGGGAGGTAAGATTAAGCAAGTAGTGATTTTACGAAAGAAGCAAGGAAGTATGCAAAAATCAAAAGATTCTCAAACCACAATTCCACTCCAAATCAAAATCTATGATTTAGATGATCCAAAGATTTTTATCTTGAGGAAAACTATTTTTGTTACACCTTAA
- a CDS encoding ABC-F family ATP-binding cassette domain-containing protein — MLQTINLTMNYATKKLFENINIKLDSGKRYGLIGANGAGKSTFLKILCGIYEPSSGEVVINPNARLGVLGQDQYAFEELSLKDAVLIGNKRLFDAVKEKERLYTEGDLSDDKINERLGELEMICAEEDPMYEYEVVIEKILQDLGFPTKQHEDLMKTLTGGDKFKILLAQVLFPKPDILLLDEPTNNLDLPAIAWLEENLKRHEGTMVVISHDRHFLNTVCTHILDLDFKTIREFSGNYDDWYIASTLISKQQEMERNKKLKEKEELENFIARFSANASKAKQATSRQKQLEKLDIKALEVSSRRDPSIIFKPKRTIGNEALECENISKSYGDKKIFTNLDLKFLPGDKVALIGANGVGKSTLCKILVEELHPDNGIIKWGATTQKGYFPQNVSEEIKGEETLYEWLRGFDKKMESGEIRNALGRMLFNGEEQEKSINALSGGEKHRMVLSKLMLEGGNFLILDEPSNHLDLESIVALGEALYKFNGNVICVSHDRELIGAFANRIIELKEDGENGVKLIDFRGNYEEYLESRS; from the coding sequence ATGCTGCAAACAATCAATCTCACCATGAATTATGCAACAAAAAAATTATTTGAAAACATAAACATCAAATTAGATTCTGGCAAACGCTATGGATTAATTGGCGCAAATGGTGCAGGAAAATCAACTTTCTTAAAAATCCTTTGTGGGATTTATGAACCCAGTAGTGGAGAAGTAGTAATCAATCCTAATGCACGACTGGGGGTCTTAGGACAAGATCAATACGCTTTTGAAGAACTCAGCTTAAAAGATGCTGTTTTAATCGGAAATAAAAGATTATTTGATGCAGTCAAAGAAAAAGAAAGGCTCTATACAGAAGGAGATCTTAGTGATGATAAGATCAATGAGAGATTAGGCGAATTAGAAATGATTTGTGCCGAAGAAGATCCAATGTATGAATATGAAGTAGTCATTGAAAAAATCCTACAAGATTTGGGATTCCCTACTAAACAACATGAAGACCTAATGAAAACTCTCACTGGTGGCGATAAGTTTAAAATCTTGCTTGCGCAAGTACTTTTTCCAAAACCTGATATTTTACTACTTGATGAGCCTACCAACAACCTTGATCTCCCCGCAATTGCATGGTTAGAAGAAAATCTAAAACGCCATGAGGGCACTATGGTTGTAATTAGTCATGATAGACATTTTTTAAACACAGTTTGTACACATATTTTAGATCTAGATTTCAAAACCATCAGGGAATTTAGTGGAAATTATGATGATTGGTATATTGCATCTACCTTAATTTCCAAGCAACAAGAAATGGAACGCAATAAAAAACTTAAAGAAAAAGAAGAATTAGAAAACTTTATTGCAAGATTTTCTGCCAACGCATCAAAAGCCAAACAAGCTACCTCACGTCAGAAACAACTAGAAAAGCTTGATATCAAAGCTCTTGAAGTTTCAAGTCGTAGAGATCCAAGCATTATCTTCAAACCAAAAAGAACAATCGGCAACGAGGCATTAGAATGTGAAAATATCTCTAAATCTTATGGGGATAAAAAAATTTTTACAAATCTTGATTTGAAATTCTTGCCTGGTGATAAGGTTGCATTAATTGGTGCTAATGGAGTGGGAAAAAGTACATTATGTAAAATTTTAGTAGAAGAATTGCATCCAGATAATGGAATAATCAAATGGGGTGCAACTACACAAAAAGGGTATTTTCCTCAAAATGTAAGCGAAGAAATTAAAGGGGAGGAAACACTTTATGAATGGCTAAGAGGCTTTGATAAAAAAATGGAAAGTGGAGAGATTAGAAACGCACTTGGAAGAATGCTTTTTAATGGGGAAGAACAAGAAAAAAGTATCAATGCACTTAGCGGTGGAGAAAAACACAGAATGGTTTTATCAAAATTAATGCTTGAAGGAGGAAATTTTTTGATACTTGATGAACCTAGCAACCATCTTGATTTAGAATCTATTGTCGCATTAGGTGAAGCACTTTATAAATTTAACGGCAATGTAATTTGCGTTAGCCATGATAGAGAGCTTATTGGTGCATTTGCAAATCGCATCATCGAGCTCAAAGAAGATGGAGAAAATGGTGTAAAACTTATTGATTTTAGGGGTAACTATGAAGAATATTTGGAAAGCCGCTCATAA